The proteins below are encoded in one region of Sulfitobacter sp. SK012:
- the rplJ gene encoding 50S ribosomal protein L10, producing the protein MDRAQKEQLVDELGQIFESSGVVVVSHYVGLTVANMQDLRARARAAGGSVRVAKNRLAKIALEGKPCASIADLLTGMTVLTFSEDPVAAAKVAQDFAKENDKFIILGGAMGENALDVAGVEAVSKMPSRDELIATIAGMLGAPASNIAGAIGAPASNIASILSSIEDKAAA; encoded by the coding sequence GTGGATAGAGCACAAAAAGAACAGCTGGTCGATGAACTCGGCCAGATCTTTGAAAGCTCTGGCGTCGTTGTGGTTAGCCATTACGTCGGTTTGACAGTTGCTAATATGCAGGACCTTCGGGCGCGCGCACGCGCGGCTGGTGGATCTGTGCGTGTTGCAAAAAACAGGCTCGCCAAGATCGCCCTTGAAGGAAAGCCATGCGCAAGCATTGCGGATCTTCTTACGGGCATGACCGTTCTTACCTTTTCTGAGGATCCCGTGGCTGCTGCCAAGGTTGCTCAGGATTTCGCTAAAGAGAATGATAAATTTATCATTCTCGGCGGTGCAATGGGTGAGAATGCGTTGGACGTCGCCGGTGTCGAAGCCGTGTCTAAAATGCCTTCGCGTGACGAGCTTATCGCCACAATCGCGGGCATGCTGGGCGCACCTGCATCGAACATCGCCGGGGCCATTGGCGCACCTGCAAGCAACATTGCTTCCATCTTGTCCTCAATCGAGGACAAGGCGGCTGCGTAA
- the rplL gene encoding 50S ribosomal protein L7/L12 yields MADLKKMAEDIVGLTLLEAQELKTILKDEYGIEPAAGGAVMMAGPADGGAAEEEKTEFDVVLKNAGASKINVIKEVRGITGLGLKEAKDLVEAGGKIKEGVDKAEAEEVKAKLEAAGAEVELA; encoded by the coding sequence ATGGCTGATCTGAAGAAAATGGCAGAAGACATCGTTGGTCTGACACTGCTGGAAGCACAAGAACTGAAGACAATCCTCAAAGACGAGTACGGCATCGAGCCCGCCGCTGGCGGCGCTGTGATGATGGCTGGTCCTGCTGACGGCGGTGCCGCAGAAGAGGAAAAGACTGAATTTGACGTCGTGCTGAAAAATGCCGGTGCCTCCAAGATCAACGTGATCAAGGAAGTCCGTGGCATTACCGGTCTTGGCCTCAAAGAAGCCAAAGACCTGGTTGAAGCCGGTGGCAAGATCAAAGAAGGCGTGGACAAAGCCGAAGCAGAAGAAGTCAAAGCGAAGCTGGAAGCAGCTGGCGCAGAAGTCGAACTGGCTTAA
- the rpoB gene encoding DNA-directed RNA polymerase subunit beta, with translation MAQSFLGQKRLRKYYGKIREVLEMPNLIEVQKSSYDLFLNSGDAEIPTDGDGIQGVFQSVFPIKDFNETSVLEYVKYELEKPKYDVEECQQRDMTYSAPLKVTLRLIVFDIDEDTGAKSVKDIKEQDVFMGDMPLMTPNGTFIVNGTERVIVSQMHRSPGVFFDHDKGKTHSSGKLLFACRIIPYRGSWLDFEFDAKDIVFARIDRRRKLPVTTLLYALGLDQEAIMDAYYETVNFKLQEGKGWVAPFYPDRVRGTRPTYDLVDAKTGEVLFEQGKKVTPRAVKQLVDDGKVTELLLPFDHIAGKFVSKDIINEETGAIYVEAGDELTLEHDKDGTLIGGTAKELVDAGIHDIPLLDIDNINVGAYMRNTMSNDKNMNRDTALMDIYRVMRPGEPPTVEAASNLFNTLFFDGERYDLSAVGRVKMNMRLALDKEDTQRTLDRDDIVQCIKALVDLRDGRGDIDDIDHLGNRRVRSVGELMENQYRVGLLRMERAIKERMSSVEIDTVMPQDLINAKPAAAAVREFFGSSQLSQFMDQTNPLSEVTHKRRLSALGPGGLTRERAGFEVRDVHPTHYGRMCPIETPEGPNIGLINSLATFARVNKYGFIETPYRKVSNGVVSDEVQYMSATEEMRHTVAQANANLDENMKFVNDLVSTRQSGDYTLAPSENVDLIDVSPKQLVSVAASLIPFLENDDANRALMGSNMQRQAVPLLQAEAPLVGTGIEEVVARDSGAAYMAKRAGVIDQVDATRIVIRATADLELGDAGVDIYRMRKFQRSNQNTCINQRPLVQVGETVTKGQVIADGPSTDMGELALGKNVVVAFMPWNGYNYEDSILISERVSRDDVFTSIHIEEFEVAARDTKLGPEEITRDIPNVGEEALRNLDEAGIVYIGADVEPGDILVGKITPKGESPMTPEEKLLRAIFGEKASDVRDTSLRVKPGDFGTVVEVRVFNRHGVEKDERALQIEREEVERLARDRDDELGILDRNIYARLRQMITGKVAVKGPKGVKPGAQINDEMLDEILTRGQWWQLALEDEDDAKIVEALNEQYEIQKRTLDARFEDKVEKVRRGDDLPPGVMKMVKVFVAVKRKLQPGDKMAGRHGNKGVISKVVPMEDMPFLEDGTPVDFCLNPLGVPSRMNVGQILETHMGWAARGLGVNIDEALQEYKRSGDLTPVREAMHLAYGDDVFEEGITGMAEDDLLEAAGNVTRGVPIATPVFDGAKEADVNDSLARAGFDTSGQSVLFDGRTGEEFSRKVTVGVKYLLKLHHLVDDKIHARSTGPYSLVTQQPLGGKAQFGGQRFGEMEVWALEAYGAAYTLQEMLTVKSDDVAGRTKVYESIVKGEDNFEAGIPESFNVLVKEVRGLGLNMELLDAEEDE, from the coding sequence ATGGCACAATCCTTCCTTGGCCAGAAGCGTCTACGTAAATATTATGGCAAAATCCGCGAAGTGCTGGAAATGCCGAACCTCATTGAGGTTCAGAAATCTTCATACGATCTATTCCTGAATTCTGGCGATGCCGAAATCCCCACCGATGGTGATGGTATTCAGGGCGTGTTCCAATCGGTTTTCCCGATCAAGGACTTCAACGAGACTTCGGTACTTGAATACGTCAAGTACGAGCTGGAAAAGCCAAAGTACGACGTCGAGGAATGTCAGCAACGTGACATGACCTACAGCGCACCTTTGAAAGTCACGCTGCGTCTGATCGTATTTGATATCGACGAGGACACGGGTGCCAAGTCGGTCAAGGATATCAAGGAACAAGACGTCTTCATGGGCGACATGCCTCTGATGACCCCCAATGGTACGTTCATCGTGAATGGTACTGAGCGTGTGATCGTTTCCCAGATGCACCGTAGCCCCGGCGTGTTCTTTGATCACGACAAGGGCAAGACGCATTCTTCGGGCAAGCTGCTGTTTGCTTGCCGGATTATTCCTTACCGCGGCTCTTGGTTGGATTTTGAATTCGACGCCAAGGACATCGTATTCGCGCGGATCGACCGTCGTCGCAAGCTGCCTGTGACCACCTTGCTTTATGCTTTGGGGTTGGACCAAGAAGCGATCATGGACGCCTATTACGAGACAGTGAACTTTAAGCTGCAAGAGGGCAAAGGCTGGGTTGCGCCTTTCTACCCGGACCGTGTGCGGGGCACGCGGCCAACTTATGATCTTGTAGACGCAAAAACTGGCGAAGTGCTGTTTGAGCAAGGCAAGAAAGTCACGCCACGCGCGGTCAAGCAATTGGTCGACGATGGTAAGGTGACTGAGTTGCTGCTGCCGTTTGATCATATTGCGGGCAAATTCGTCTCCAAAGACATCATCAACGAAGAAACGGGCGCGATTTACGTCGAAGCTGGTGATGAATTAACGCTGGAGCATGACAAGGACGGCACGCTGATCGGCGGGACGGCCAAGGAGCTTGTGGATGCCGGCATCCACGACATTCCGCTCTTGGATATCGATAACATCAATGTTGGCGCGTACATGCGTAACACGATGAGCAACGACAAAAACATGAACCGCGACACGGCGCTCATGGACATTTACCGCGTTATGCGTCCGGGCGAGCCGCCTACCGTTGAGGCCGCGTCAAACCTGTTCAACACGCTGTTCTTTGATGGTGAACGTTATGACTTGTCAGCTGTTGGCCGCGTGAAAATGAACATGCGTTTGGCCCTTGATAAAGAAGACACCCAACGCACGCTGGACCGTGACGACATCGTGCAGTGTATCAAAGCATTGGTCGACCTGCGTGATGGCCGTGGCGACATCGACGATATCGACCACCTCGGCAACCGCCGAGTGCGTTCCGTCGGTGAATTGATGGAAAACCAGTACCGCGTCGGCCTGTTGCGCATGGAACGTGCGATCAAAGAGCGGATGTCTTCCGTCGAGATCGATACCGTGATGCCGCAGGATCTGATCAACGCAAAACCTGCCGCTGCTGCAGTACGTGAATTCTTCGGCTCCTCGCAGCTGTCGCAATTCATGGACCAAACCAACCCGCTTTCCGAGGTCACGCACAAGCGTCGCCTCTCAGCGCTTGGACCAGGTGGCCTGACACGTGAACGTGCTGGTTTTGAAGTACGTGACGTGCACCCGACCCACTATGGTCGGATGTGTCCGATTGAAACGCCGGAAGGCCCGAACATTGGTCTGATCAACTCGCTGGCGACGTTTGCCCGCGTGAACAAATACGGCTTCATCGAAACGCCTTATCGTAAGGTTTCTAACGGTGTGGTTTCCGACGAAGTGCAGTACATGTCTGCAACCGAAGAGATGCGCCATACGGTGGCTCAGGCCAACGCGAACCTTGATGAAAACATGAAGTTCGTGAACGATCTGGTCTCTACCCGTCAGTCCGGCGACTATACGCTGGCCCCGTCGGAAAACGTGGACTTGATCGACGTCAGCCCAAAGCAGCTGGTCTCTGTCGCCGCCTCGTTGATCCCGTTCCTTGAAAATGACGATGCGAACAGAGCCTTGATGGGCTCGAACATGCAACGTCAGGCTGTGCCGCTTCTGCAAGCTGAAGCACCGCTGGTCGGAACTGGTATCGAAGAAGTCGTGGCGCGCGATTCCGGCGCAGCCTATATGGCCAAACGTGCCGGTGTCATCGACCAAGTTGACGCAACGCGTATCGTGATCCGGGCGACCGCAGATCTAGAGCTGGGCGATGCGGGTGTGGACATCTACCGCATGCGTAAGTTCCAGCGGTCTAACCAAAACACCTGTATCAACCAGCGTCCGCTGGTTCAGGTTGGTGAGACGGTTACAAAAGGTCAGGTAATTGCCGATGGTCCATCTACGGACATGGGTGAGCTGGCACTTGGCAAAAACGTGGTCGTCGCGTTCATGCCTTGGAATGGCTACAACTACGAAGACTCGATCCTGATCTCCGAGCGGGTTTCGCGTGATGACGTCTTTACCTCGATTCACATTGAGGAATTTGAAGTCGCCGCACGTGACACAAAGCTTGGGCCAGAAGAGATCACTCGCGACATCCCCAACGTGGGCGAAGAAGCGCTGCGTAACCTTGATGAGGCGGGCATCGTCTATATCGGGGCCGACGTAGAGCCGGGCGATATTCTTGTGGGTAAGATCACGCCAAAAGGCGAAAGCCCGATGACGCCAGAAGAAAAGCTCCTACGCGCCATCTTTGGTGAGAAAGCCTCGGACGTTCGCGATACATCGCTGCGTGTGAAGCCAGGTGATTTTGGTACGGTCGTTGAAGTACGTGTGTTCAACCGCCACGGTGTGGAAAAGGACGAACGTGCGCTGCAGATCGAGCGCGAAGAGGTTGAACGCCTTGCTCGTGACCGCGACGATGAACTTGGGATCCTTGATCGCAACATCTACGCGCGTTTGCGTCAGATGATCACGGGCAAAGTGGCCGTCAAAGGCCCCAAAGGGGTTAAGCCCGGCGCGCAGATCAACGATGAGATGCTGGACGAAATCCTGACACGTGGTCAGTGGTGGCAGCTGGCGCTCGAAGACGAAGACGACGCGAAAATCGTCGAAGCCCTGAACGAGCAATACGAGATCCAAAAGCGGACGCTTGATGCTCGGTTCGAGGACAAAGTCGAGAAAGTACGTCGCGGCGACGATCTGCCTCCGGGCGTGATGAAAATGGTCAAAGTGTTCGTAGCGGTAAAGCGTAAGCTGCAGCCGGGCGACAAAATGGCTGGCCGTCACGGCAACAAAGGTGTGATTTCTAAGGTTGTTCCGATGGAGGACATGCCGTTCCTCGAGGATGGTACACCGGTTGATTTCTGTCTGAACCCGCTGGGTGTGCCATCGCGCATGAACGTCGGTCAGATCCTAGAAACCCACATGGGTTGGGCTGCACGTGGCTTGGGGGTCAACATCGACGAGGCGCTGCAAGAGTATAAGCGTTCCGGCGATCTGACACCTGTACGTGAAGCAATGCATCTGGCTTACGGCGATGACGTGTTCGAAGAAGGCATCACAGGCATGGCCGAAGACGACCTGCTTGAAGCTGCTGGTAACGTAACCAGAGGTGTGCCGATTGCGACGCCAGTCTTTGACGGTGCCAAAGAAGCAGACGTTAACGACAGCCTTGCACGTGCCGGTTTCGACACGTCAGGTCAGTCGGTCTTGTTTGATGGCCGCACAGGCGAAGAGTTCAGCCGTAAAGTGACGGTAGGTGTCAAATACCTGCTGAAACTGCACCACTTGGTGGATGACAAAATCCACGCGCGCTCCACAGGGCCGTACTCGCTTGTTACTCAGCAGCCGCTGGGTGGTAAGGCACAGTTCGGTGGCCAGCGCTTTGGGGAAATGGAGGTCTGGGCTCTGGAAGCTTACGGTGCCGCCTACACCCTCCAAGAGATGCTGACGGTGAAATCGGATGACGTTGCAGGCCGTACGAAGGTCTATGAAAGCATCGTCAAAGGCGAGGACAACTTCGAGGCCGGTATTCCGGAATCGTTCAACGTTCTTGTCAAAGAAGTCCGTGGCCTTGGCCTGAACATGGAACTCCTGGATGCGGAGGAAGATGAGTAA